A single region of the Strigops habroptila isolate Jane chromosome 3, bStrHab1.2.pri, whole genome shotgun sequence genome encodes:
- the ZC3H7B gene encoding zinc finger CCCH domain-containing protein 7B isoform X4, giving the protein MERQKRKQEIEKGLQFIQSTLPLSQEDYEAFLQKLVRNLFAEGNDLFKEKDFKLSLVQYVEGLTVADYAASDEVTIPKELLCKLHVNRAACYFAMGLYEKALEDSEKALSLDKENIRALFRKARSLNELGRHKEAYECNSRCLLSLPHDESVTQLGQELAQKLRLRVRKAYKRPQELETFSLLSNGTSINLSNQTTSNGLGSIDDIETDCSMDLQCLPAPVATSIPVSEGLAPLPSDSDAKGLPTSLPAASLLPSPDCMSLPAPESVEDFTDGDIIGEELDSLLDSLAEGSPYPLSLVQGTIPTNLPTEMPQLIPVFPGGTPLLPPVVTASIPVSTPLPPASFGLVMDPTKQLSSSSVLDAFEAPPGGSASSTLDSLDSLDLLPYTDSRLDALDSFGTSRGSLDALDSFAIEETSPQELRHPPGSQKPSPVVSLGGVSHPAVPKVTEHLLSQPEPVMPNTALLVKNPLASTHVFKQACHICYPKTGPKAGDYTYREGLEHKCKRDILLGRLKNSEDKTWKRIRPRPTKTNFVGSYYLCKDMLNKQDCKYGDNCTFAYHQEEIDVWTEERKGTLNRDLLFDPLGGIKQSSLTIAKLLKEHQGIFTFLCEICFDSKPRIISKGTKDTPSVCSNLSAKHSFHDNKCLVHIVRSTSLKYSKIRQFQEHFQFDVCRHEVRYGCLREDSCHFAHSFIELKVWLLQQYSGMTHEDIVQESKKYWQQMEAHASKPANSMASPRAPASSTFDLQMKFVCGQCWRNGQLVEPDKDLKYCSAKARHCWTKERRVLLVMSKAKKKWVSVRPLPSIRNFPQQYDLCIHAQNGRKCQYVGNCSFAHSPEERDMWTFMKENKILDMQQTYDMWLKKHNPGKPGEGTPLTSREGEKQIQMPTDYADIMMGYHCWLCGKNSNSKKQWQQHIQSEKHKEKVFTSDSDSSCWNYRFPMGEFRLCERFQKSKTCPEGEECRFAHGQDELTEWLDRREVLKQKLAKARKDMLLCPRDDDFGKYNFLLRDGV; this is encoded by the exons ATggagagacagaagagaaaacaagaaatagagAAAGGACTTCAGTTCATTCA gtcCACATTACCCCTAAGCCAAGAAGATTATGAG GCCTTTTTGCAGAAGCTGGTGAGAAACCTGTTTGCAGAGGGCAATGATTTGTTTAAAGAGAAGGATTTCAAGCTTTCGCTCGTGCAGTATGTAGAAGGGCTGACCGTGGCGGATTATGCAGCCTCTGACGAGGTGACCATCCCAAAGGAGCTCCTGTGCAAGCTTCATGTCAACCGAGCTGCCTGCTACTTTGCCATG GGCTTGTATGAGAAGGCACTGGAAGACAGTGAGAAGGCTTTAAGTCTTGACAAGGAGAACATCCGAGCACTCTTCCGGAAAGCCCGCTCCTTAAATGAACTTGGAAGACACAAAGAAGCATATGAGTGCAATAGCCGATGCTTGCTGTCCCTCCCACAC GATGAAAGCGTCACGCAACTAGGGCAGGAGCTTGCCCAGAAGCTGAGACTGAGAGTTCGCAAAGCATACAAAAGACCTCAG GAATTGGAAACATTCTCGCTACTCAGTAATGGCACGTCAATCAATTTATCAAACCAG ACCACTTCTAATGGATTGGGTTCAATAGATGACATTGAAACAG ACTGCTCTATGGACCTGCAGTGCCTCCCAGCTCCTGTGGCCACCTCCATCCCTGTGAGTGAGGGGCTGGCCCCTTTGCCCTCTGACTCGGATGCAAAGGGCTTGCCTACCTcgctccctgctgccagcctgctCCCGTCTCCAGACTGCATGTCCTTGCCAGCGCCTGAAAGCGTGGAGGACTTCACAGATGGGGACATCATTGGGGAAGAACTGGACTCCCTCCTGGACTCCCTCGCGGAAGGGTCACCATACCCTCTA TCTCTGGTCCAGGGCACCATTCCTACCAACCTGCCAACAGAGATGCCCCAGCTGATCCCTGTGTTTCCGGGGGGAACTCCACTGCTGCCCCCAGTCGTGACAGCCAGCATCCCTGTCTCCACCCCACTGCCACCTGCCTCCTTTGGGCTGGTGATGGATcccaccaagcagctttcctcctcctctgtcctGGATGCCTTTGAGGCCCCGCCAGGAGGAAGTGCCAGCTCTACCTTAGATTCGCTGGATTCCCTGGATCTGCTTCCCTACACAGACTCACGGCTTGATGCCCTGGACTCCTTTGGGACAAGCAGAGGGTCACTGGATGCCTTGGATTCCTTTGCCATTG aaGAAACTAGCCCTCAGGAACTGCGACACCCACCTGGCAGCCAAAAACCATCCCCCGTG GTCAGCCTTGGTGGAGTGAGTCACCCAGCTGTGCCCAAGGTCACCGAGCACTTGCTGTCCCAGCCAGAACCAGTAATGCCCAACACAGCCCTGCTGGTGAAGAACCCCCTGGCATCTACTCATGTCTTCAAACAAGCCTGTCATATCTGCTACCCCAAAACAG GGCCCAAGGCTGGTGATTACACCTACCGGGAAGGCTTGGAGCACAAGTGCAAGCGGGACATTCTGCTGGGCAGGCTGAAGAACTCAGAAGATAAGACCTGGAAGAGGATCCGTCCTCgcccaaccaaaaccaactttgTAGGATCCTATTACCTCTGCAAAG ATATGCTTAACAAGCAGGACTGTAAGTACGGGGATAACTGCACCTTCGCGTACCACCAGGAAGAGATCGACGTGTGGAcggaggagaggaaggggacCCTCAACCGTGACCTCCTCTTTGACCCGCTAGGTGGGATCAAGCAGAGCAGCCTCACCATTGCCAAGCTCCTCAAGGAACATCAAGGAATCTTCACCTTCCTCTGTGAG ATTTGCTTTGACAGCAAACCCCGGATTATCAGCAAAGGGACCAAGGACACACCATCTGTTTGCTCCAACCTTTCTGCCAAACACAGTTTCCATGACAACAA GTGTCTGGTCCACATCGTACGTTCCACCTCCCTGAAGTACTCCAAAATCCGGCAGTTCCAGGAGCACTTCCAGTTTGACGTGTGCCGGCATGAGGTGCGGTACGGCTGCCTGCGCGAGGACAGCTGCCACTTTGCTCATAGTTTCATTGAGCTCAAggtctggctgctgcagcaataTTCAG GGATGACCCATGAAGATATCGTGCAGGAATCAAAGAAGTACTGGCAGCAGATGGAGGCACATGCCAGCAAACCAGCCAACAGCATG GCTTCTCCCCGGGCTCCTGCGTCAAGCACCTTCGACCTCCAGATGAAATTTGTTTGTGGCCAGTGCTGGAGGAACGGGCAGCTGGTGGAGCCAGATAAAGACCTCAAGTACTGTAGTGCCAAAGCCCGCCACTG TTGGACGAAGGAACGTCGCGTCTTGCTGGTGATGTCCAAAGCAAAGAAGAAGTGGGTGTCTGTCCGACCACTACCTTCCATCCGCAACTTCCCACAGCAGTATGAT TTGTGTATCCATGCACAAAATGGCAGGAAATGCCAGTATGTGGGCAACTGCTCCTTCGCCCACAGCCCTGAGGAGAGAGACATGTGGACCttcatgaaggaaaataaaa TACTAGATATGCAGCAGACCTATGACATGTGGCTGAAGAAACACAATCCTGGGAAGCCTGGAGAGGGGACACCACTCACCTCGCGAGAAGGGGAGAAACAGATCCAGATGCCCACCGACTATGCTGACATCATG ATGGGCTACCACTGCTGGCTCTGCGGgaagaacagcaacagcaagaagCAATGGCAGCAGCACATCCAGTCAGAGAAGCACAAGGAGAAGGTCTTCACCTCAGACAGTGACTCCAGCTGCTGGAACTACCGCTTCCCCATGGGTGAATTCCGGCTCTGCGAAAG GTTCCAGAAGAGCAAGACCTGCCCTGAAGGAGAGGAATGTCGCTTTGCCCACGGCCAGGACGAGCTGACAGAGTGGCTGGACCGGAGGGAGGTGCTCAAGCAGAAACTGGCCAAAGCCCGCAAGGACATGCTGCTTTGCCCCAGGGATGACGACTTCGGGAAATACAACTTCCTATTGCGGGATGGCGTATAG